In one window of Kosmotoga pacifica DNA:
- a CDS encoding bifunctional folylpolyglutamate synthase/dihydrofolate synthase, giving the protein MNYKKAIEYLYNSRPYGKIKYGLFRMEELMDKLGKPQNSYPIIHITGTNGKGSVAAMITSILIEMGFKVGLNISPHIISFKERFQINRNLIAEDEVVTLLEEIRPYLEKMDAKGEEFAPSFFEVITAMAFLYFKMKNVDIAVVEVGLGGRYDASNVIEKPLVSIITTVGLDHHKILGNTEEEISSEKAGIIKSGRPVVSGVTRPSIRRRIEDIARKNNSRVYFFWRDFQTYLVELKPGNNLFHYEGKCRYENLSLSLNGIHQLQNAGVAIKALEVVSDELGIKLKEDTLKRGLSNTTWPGRFEKLTYMGKDLILDGAHNPEGTRTFIESVRRYFGEKKIRLLFGALDDKDYKRSIQLLSTIADEVIVTRVSSHRSTSPENIYRVWKTYVDNVKYIDKPKEALEELLKTSRNLVFCVGSLYLVSEIRQLILGGEENA; this is encoded by the coding sequence ATGAATTACAAAAAGGCTATTGAATACCTCTACAATTCGAGACCGTACGGCAAGATAAAGTACGGTCTCTTTCGTATGGAAGAACTGATGGACAAGTTGGGGAAGCCTCAGAATAGCTACCCCATCATTCATATCACCGGTACCAATGGAAAAGGAAGCGTTGCTGCAATGATTACCTCTATTTTGATAGAGATGGGTTTCAAAGTAGGGCTGAATATTTCTCCCCATATAATTTCATTCAAAGAGAGATTCCAGATAAACAGGAATTTGATCGCTGAGGATGAGGTAGTAACTCTACTTGAGGAAATTAGACCATATCTGGAAAAAATGGATGCGAAAGGAGAAGAATTTGCTCCAAGTTTTTTTGAAGTTATTACTGCAATGGCATTTCTCTATTTCAAGATGAAAAATGTAGACATAGCGGTTGTTGAAGTCGGACTTGGAGGCAGGTATGATGCAAGTAATGTTATCGAAAAACCTTTGGTGTCGATAATCACAACCGTGGGACTTGATCATCACAAAATACTCGGAAATACGGAAGAAGAGATATCTAGCGAAAAAGCAGGTATAATAAAGTCAGGGAGACCGGTAGTTTCGGGTGTTACCAGACCTTCTATAAGAAGAAGAATAGAGGATATCGCCAGAAAAAATAACTCCCGGGTTTACTTTTTCTGGAGGGATTTCCAGACATATCTTGTAGAATTAAAACCTGGAAACAATTTATTCCACTACGAAGGAAAGTGCCGTTATGAAAATTTGTCACTGTCGCTTAACGGTATTCATCAACTACAAAATGCGGGCGTAGCGATCAAAGCTCTCGAAGTAGTAAGTGATGAACTTGGGATAAAACTCAAGGAAGATACTTTGAAGAGAGGTCTTTCAAATACAACCTGGCCAGGAAGGTTTGAAAAACTAACTTATATGGGCAAAGATCTTATTCTCGATGGTGCTCACAATCCTGAAGGTACACGCACTTTCATTGAAAGTGTCCGTAGATATTTCGGGGAAAAGAAAATAAGATTGCTCTTTGGTGCCCTGGATGATAAAGATTACAAAAGAAGCATACAACTACTATCGACAATAGCCGACGAAGTTATTGTAACACGGGTGAGCAGTCACAGAAGCACCTCACCTGAAAATATTTACAGAGTGTGGAAAACGTATGTGGATAACGTGAAGTATATTGATAAACCTAAAGAGGCCCTTGAAGAACTCTTAAAAACGAGCAGAAACCTTGTGTTTTGTGTAGGCTCGCTTTACCTTGTCAGCGAAATCAGACAGTTAATACTTGGGGGAGAGGAAAATGCTTGA
- the ruvA gene encoding Holliday junction branch migration protein RuvA, with amino-acid sequence MLEGLEGTVVKIRENYILVKSGPFTFGMNCSISTTERLKVGEHYNFNTYLAFYQDRAPELYGFVSTEELEVFSALIKANKIGPRLALKILSGTTPDKLKALIASRNIEGLSNLPGLGKKTAERLIAEIGHLFENEKIGESLASNDSRVDDALNALVSLGFDRRISSRVLSDILKVTPDIEVNELIKEALKKIR; translated from the coding sequence ATGCTTGAAGGACTCGAAGGTACAGTCGTTAAAATAAGAGAGAACTATATCCTGGTCAAATCAGGGCCTTTCACATTCGGAATGAACTGCTCGATTTCAACTACTGAAAGGCTGAAAGTAGGAGAACATTATAACTTCAATACTTACCTGGCTTTCTATCAGGACAGAGCTCCAGAGCTATATGGCTTCGTATCAACAGAAGAACTCGAAGTTTTTTCAGCACTTATCAAGGCTAACAAGATCGGCCCCAGACTAGCGTTGAAAATTCTTTCCGGTACCACTCCGGATAAACTGAAAGCATTGATTGCAAGCAGAAATATTGAAGGGCTTTCCAACTTACCTGGCCTCGGGAAAAAAACAGCAGAGCGCTTGATAGCGGAAATTGGACATCTTTTTGAGAATGAGAAAATTGGTGAGAGCCTTGCGTCGAATGATTCACGTGTGGATGACGCACTCAACGCACTCGTTTCTCTGGGATTCGACCGACGCATATCCAGCAGGGTCCTCTCAGATATATTGAAAGTTACTCCTGATATTGAAGTAAATGAATTAATTAAGGAAGCGTTAAAAAAGATTCGTTAA